GTGTATGAGCGTATGCATGGGTCTGGTTGTGTTTCTTAGTATGCTTAAATAATTTCtaatattttgtattttgtattttgatgataCATCTCAGTAAAATATTTCGGGAAACAAGTTTTTCATTGAAAGAGAATACTAAACTCACGTTTCGTCCGACCATATTAGTCAAGGAAGTtcatttctatttctttttcagCGAAAATTTTGACCCATGGTCAGTACGTGAGCCAGAGCTCATCCAAGCCACTCTGAATCAGAGTACTATCTCTGGTTCAGCTAGTTTTGGTTTCAGACGCAGTCTTGTTTCAGTGAATTATTCGTCATACTCCTGCTTGCAAGAACCTATTGAACTACTGTTAATGAAGCTATCTACATCAACTATCAATCATAGGACCTCTTTCCTCGTAGTTTCCCAAAGTTTCCCCATCTTCTTTTCAGCAAGTGCAGAGCAACTACCCTATGCATTACGTTGTGCTCAATTGAACCCCAAGACAACAGAGGATTACTCAGTAAACTGAAAGAAAGCAAGAGAACTCTTCACTGATTAATTAAAGATTTAATCACTGTAGCATGCATTTGCATAGTGATCGATACAATTACAAAGATAAGAAATCAAACAAAACAAGAAAGCAGATACAAAACAGACATATGAACTAGGCTGGTCCCATCAGTGGGAGCAGGCCGCGGGCATCTGGGATCTGCAAATAGAGCAGAGGTTGCTCATCTCCAGCCACTGGATGATGCACCGGCTGTGGAAGGCGTGGGAGCACGGCGTCTTGCTCACCTCCGCCCGGGCATCAAACTTCTCCAAGCATATCACACACTGCTCCTCCCGAACGCCGTCTCCTCGACCATACGGCGAACGCTGCAGCCCCTCAATGAAAGACCTGCTCGCCGGCACACCGCCAAATCCACCATGGCTGACATCGACGCCCTCGTAGAGATAATGATCATACACAGCCCCAcccatctcctcctcttcctccggaGGATTCTCCAGCATCCAGTCATGCATGAGTTCGACGTCTTGATTCGACGCACCGGGTCCGAGTAGCAGGCCGATTTGGATGAGGAGCTCGAGCGCCGATCCAGCCATCATCTGCGCTGAAACTAGGGAGGAGAAACTGAGCAGCAGGTCGTTACAGAGCCGCCGGACTGTCGCGTGGACGCCATGGATGCGGGCTACCACGGTGGAGACCATCGTTGGAAGAGCTCTGGGTAACGGGATCTGGCCGAGATGGAAGCGATGGATAGCCGCCTGGAGGATGGAGAGCGTGTTGGCCGAACTGTCGAAGCCGATGAAGCGAATCCGGATGACAACTTGGGGTTGTTCTCGTGGAGCGAGTACTCCACGAGCTTCCAAATGGACGACCGTATTCCCCAGAATGAGGCTCTTGG
The sequence above is a segment of the Phoenix dactylifera cultivar Barhee BC4 unplaced genomic scaffold, palm_55x_up_171113_PBpolish2nd_filt_p 000559F, whole genome shotgun sequence genome. Coding sequences within it:
- the LOC103722115 gene encoding probable E3 ubiquitin-protein ligase RHB1A, translated to MAISKSLILGNTVVHLEARGVLAPREQPQVVIRIRFIGFDSSANTLSILQAAIHRFHLGQIPLPRALPTMVSTVVARIHGVHATVRRLCNDLLLSFSSLVSAQMMAGSALELLIQIGLLLGPGASNQDVELMHDWMLENPPEEEEEMGGAVYDHYLYEGVDVSHGGFGGVPASRSFIEGLQRSPYGRGDGVREEQCVICLEKFDARAEVSKTPCSHAFHSRCIIQWLEMSNLCSICRSQMPAACSH